Within Bdellovibrio bacteriovorus HD100, the genomic segment CTTGAACAATGAAGGCACATTTTTAAACGTGGTGATGCTCTGGCTTGGTAAGGAGGGGAGCATGCGATACAGAATAACGTAAATGACGAAGGCCACCAGCGCGATCAAAGAAAAGGCCATGCGCCAGCCAAAGCTCTGCCCCAGGAAAGTGCCCAAAGGGATCCCCAGGATATTTCCCAGAGAGGCTCCCATTGCAATTATCGATAAAGCTTTGGCTCGTCCCCCGGCCGGGCCCAGGCGGATCGCCAGGGGGATCGCAATGGACCAAAACACCGCATGGGCAAAAGCCACGATGATCCGGCAGACCAGCAGCATGCCAAAGCTTGCCGCCAGGCCCGAGGCCAGGTTTGCCACGACGAACGTTCCCAACAGGATCAGCATCAGCCGGCGGCGATCCCAGTGGGAGCTGACGACCGTCATTGGCAGGGACATTGTCGCGACAATCCAGGCATAGATGGTCATCAGCAGGCCGGTGAAGGCTTCGCTTTTCCCAAGACCTGCAGAAATCTCTGGGAGCAGACCCACAGGAATAAACTCGCTGGTCACGAATATGAAACTGGCCAGACTGATGCTGACAGTGGGAAGCCAGGATTTGAGAGAATTTGTGTTCATGATGCGAACCACCCCAGGGGAATGCGCTTCAGTATGAACCTGTCGGGAAAGACTGGAAAGGAAAATTCCGGTTTTGAATGGAAATCTGACTGTAACTTAGAAATCCAAAGGGACTTTATTGAATCCCAAAGGTTTTTAAAAAACAGTCTTGCCGCTTCATTTCGACAAAATGTGAAGTCTGGCCTATCTTTGTGTTAAACTTGTTCCGTCAGCGCACTAAACTTTTCACGGGGGTGTTTATGAAGCATTG encodes:
- a CDS encoding sugar transporter; the encoded protein is MNTNSLKSWLPTVSISLASFIFVTSEFIPVGLLPEISAGLGKSEAFTGLLMTIYAWIVATMSLPMTVVSSHWDRRRLMLILLGTFVVANLASGLAASFGMLLVCRIIVAFAHAVFWSIAIPLAIRLGPAGGRAKALSIIAMGASLGNILGIPLGTFLGQSFGWRMAFSLIALVAFVIYVILYRMLPSLPSQSITTFKNVPSLFKRKSLVLVYLMTALTVTGHFTAFTYIKPFLLAVGGISTDFVVVLLLVFGASGVFGSILGSKIIYKHPKNALWISLGIVFSSLLLMTLAVHSQIWLMALAFVWGTALTLLCLIFQSAVLKEAPDVQDVAMSLYSGIFNIGIGGGALLGSISSTNHIGSVGYVGAIFVLASLMLSAKFQISELKHTEGAVGH